The Exiguobacterium mexicanum genome includes a window with the following:
- a CDS encoding rhomboid family intramembrane serine protease gives MFSRTENVQTFVRAYPLVTLFIVIQLLVFVIDSLVPDLRIVALGGSFHLALAQGEWYRLLTANFIHLGLGHLLFNSFALIIFGPAMERMVGHIKFAVFYIVAGVLANLLTFFTVSELFYLQAGASGAILAILGFYVYIGRFRRTLIYSQDARLVYIFVAISAVFTLIGANVSLWGHVYGFLAGFLLAIPLSRFAVPYSRPLRHGKYQPRKYSPPIIHTGEGKWIFYVIVGLAVFGLFARFL, from the coding sequence ATGTTTAGTCGTACTGAGAATGTTCAAACGTTCGTCCGGGCGTATCCACTCGTAACGCTGTTCATTGTAATCCAACTGCTCGTGTTTGTCATCGATTCTTTGGTCCCCGACCTCCGGATCGTCGCACTCGGCGGGTCATTCCATCTCGCACTCGCCCAAGGGGAATGGTACCGTCTCTTGACGGCCAACTTCATCCATTTAGGGCTCGGTCATTTGCTGTTCAACTCGTTCGCTTTGATTATATTCGGACCTGCCATGGAACGCATGGTCGGTCACATCAAGTTCGCCGTGTTCTATATCGTGGCCGGTGTGCTTGCCAACTTGCTCACGTTCTTCACGGTGAGTGAACTGTTCTACCTGCAAGCCGGTGCTTCAGGTGCGATTTTAGCGATTCTTGGCTTCTATGTGTACATCGGTCGGTTCCGCCGGACGCTCATCTATAGCCAGGACGCGCGACTCGTCTATATCTTCGTCGCCATTAGCGCCGTGTTCACGCTCATCGGGGCGAACGTATCACTTTGGGGACATGTGTACGGCTTCCTTGCCGGGTTCTTGCTCGCGATCCCGCTCTCCCGGTTCGCGGTGCCGTATTCGCGCCCGCTCCGTCATGGGAAGTACCAACCACGCAAGTATTCCCCGCCGATCATTCATACGGGTGAAGGCAAATGGATTTTTTACGTAATTGTCGGACTGGCCGTGTTCGGCCTGTTCGCCCGCTTTTTGTAA
- a CDS encoding 4a-hydroxytetrahydrobiopterin dehydratase, whose product MLLSSTELSEQLSRLNGWDVVEGELQKTYRLETFPEAIQFVHLVADLAEELNHHPNILIEYRNVTLTVSTHDEGGITEKDIMLAKGCEGLV is encoded by the coding sequence ATGCTGCTGTCATCAACCGAACTGTCAGAGCAACTATCCCGCTTAAATGGCTGGGATGTTGTTGAAGGGGAATTACAAAAGACGTATCGGCTCGAGACGTTTCCAGAGGCGATTCAGTTCGTCCATCTCGTCGCTGATTTGGCGGAGGAGCTCAATCATCATCCGAACATCTTGATCGAGTATCGGAACGTCACATTGACCGTGTCCACGCATGACGAAGGTGGAATCACGGAGAAAGACATCATGCTCGCGAAAGGGTGTGAGGGGCTTGTCTAA
- a CDS encoding cysteine hydrolase family protein gives MRALIVIDYTFDFIADAGRLTCGKPGQDIEERIVQLIEEFADEDYVVIANDVHDAGDTYHPETTLFPPHNIRGTEGRELYGAVKTAVSRADHWIDKTRYSAFAGTDLDLRLRERAITEIHLVGVCTDICVLHTAVDAYNLGYTIVVHADAVQSFNPVGHDWALEHFVTTLGATVTGK, from the coding sequence ATGCGAGCATTGATTGTGATCGATTACACGTTTGATTTTATCGCAGATGCGGGTCGTTTGACTTGTGGAAAACCAGGGCAAGACATAGAAGAACGAATTGTCCAGTTGATCGAGGAGTTTGCGGACGAGGATTATGTCGTCATCGCGAACGATGTCCACGACGCCGGCGACACGTATCATCCTGAGACGACGCTCTTCCCGCCCCACAACATCCGCGGTACAGAGGGCCGTGAATTATACGGTGCCGTCAAAACAGCGGTGAGCCGGGCCGATCATTGGATCGATAAGACACGCTATAGTGCCTTTGCCGGCACAGACCTCGACTTGCGCTTGCGCGAACGGGCCATCACAGAGATTCATCTCGTCGGTGTGTGCACGGATATTTGTGTGCTTCATACCGCTGTCGACGCTTACAACCTCGGCTATACAATCGTCGTCCACGCCGACGCCGTCCAAAGCTTCAACCCAGTCGGCCACGATTGGGCGCTCGAACATTTTGTCACGACCCTCGGAGCAACGGTGACCGGGAAGTGA
- a CDS encoding nicotinate phosphoribosyltransferase: protein MLHRNLALHTDLYLPRWMYIYWKQGRHNERVVFDLYYRSNPFSGGYVVFAGLQNIVHYLENVSFTEEDIRYLKQQLDFEDEFADVLRNFKFTGSLYSVREGEVIFPNEQVVRIESTIFEAKLFQTALLNIANHESLIATKYARIRQAAPNETLLEGGARRAQGVDAAYYGTRAAYIAGFDVTSLVSAGRDFDVPTGGTMEHADIQFHDDELEAFRSFASMYPDNTSLLIDTYDTLKSGLPNAITVAKELEAKGYRLKSVRLDSGDLAYLSKRARKALNAAGLDYVKIVVSGDLDEYVIQDLRMQGAEADTFLVGTRGITAYEQPALGMVYKLVAREGADGKLKPVIKVSSSKVKTTTPHKKELYRIIDNETGKFKGDYIALADEPVESYNEIDLIDVRDPAFRIKTRNFSVKRLLVPIFQDGERVYELPNATEIRTYHQEQMNGLWEEYKRLRLPEVYSVTFSKPLWDLKLEMIRQTRIPK from the coding sequence ATGTTACATCGCAACTTAGCACTTCACACAGACTTATACCTCCCGCGTTGGATGTATATCTATTGGAAACAAGGCCGTCACAACGAACGAGTCGTGTTTGACCTATACTATCGCTCAAACCCGTTCAGCGGAGGGTACGTCGTCTTCGCCGGCCTCCAAAATATCGTGCATTATTTAGAGAACGTCTCATTCACGGAAGAAGATATCCGCTACTTGAAACAGCAACTCGACTTCGAAGACGAGTTCGCGGATGTGCTCCGTAACTTCAAGTTCACGGGCTCGCTCTACAGTGTCCGTGAAGGAGAAGTCATCTTCCCGAACGAACAAGTCGTCCGCATCGAATCGACGATCTTTGAGGCGAAGTTGTTCCAGACGGCGCTCTTGAACATCGCCAACCACGAATCACTCATCGCGACGAAATACGCGCGCATCCGCCAAGCTGCGCCGAACGAGACACTACTCGAAGGCGGTGCTCGTCGCGCCCAAGGCGTCGATGCTGCGTACTACGGAACACGGGCCGCCTATATCGCCGGTTTCGACGTCACGAGCTTGGTTTCGGCCGGACGTGATTTTGACGTCCCGACCGGTGGAACGATGGAGCACGCCGATATCCAGTTCCACGATGACGAACTCGAGGCATTCCGCTCGTTCGCCTCGATGTACCCGGACAATACGAGCCTGTTGATCGACACGTACGATACGCTCAAGTCAGGTCTCCCGAACGCGATCACGGTCGCCAAAGAACTTGAAGCGAAAGGCTACCGCTTGAAGTCGGTCCGACTCGACTCGGGTGACTTGGCCTACTTGTCGAAACGGGCCCGAAAAGCATTGAACGCGGCCGGACTCGATTACGTCAAAATCGTCGTCTCGGGCGACCTCGATGAGTACGTCATTCAAGACTTGCGGATGCAAGGAGCTGAAGCCGATACGTTCCTCGTCGGGACGCGCGGTATCACGGCCTATGAGCAACCTGCACTGGGTATGGTGTACAAACTCGTCGCCCGCGAAGGCGCCGACGGGAAGCTGAAGCCGGTCATCAAAGTGTCGTCTTCGAAAGTGAAAACGACGACTCCGCACAAGAAAGAATTGTATCGCATCATCGATAACGAGACCGGGAAGTTCAAAGGTGACTATATCGCCCTTGCCGACGAACCAGTCGAGTCGTATAACGAAATTGACTTGATTGACGTGCGCGACCCCGCGTTCCGCATCAAGACACGTAACTTTAGCGTCAAACGTTTGCTCGTCCCGATTTTCCAAGACGGCGAACGCGTATATGAGTTACCGAACGCGACAGAAATCCGCACGTATCATCAAGAGCAGATGAACGGTCTGTGGGAAGAGTACAAACGCCTCCGCTTGCCGGAAGTGTACTCGGTCACATTCAGTAAACCGCTCTGGGACTTGAAGCTCGAAATGATTCGTCAAACTCGGATTCCGAAATAA